Part of the Candidatus Omnitrophota bacterium genome, TTGTCGTCATCGGGATAACGCTTCTTCAAACCCTGGTCAACAAGTTCCCTGAGATATCCTTCCTTGGTCTTCCCTTCGGGTACCTTATAATTAGGAAGATGCGTCTTCTTGAAATCGAGCTCAAGATTGCATTTCTCGGCTATAGCTACCGTATTCTTAAGCGCTTCGGGCGCGGCGTCGCCGAACTTTCTCGCCATCTCATCCCGCGACTTGAAATAAAACTCTTCTGTCTGGAGGCGCATCCTGTTCGGATCGTCGAGAGTGGTCTGGGTCTGTATGCAGAGGAGCGCTTCGTGGGCCTTTGCGTGGTCCTTTTCTACATAATGGACATCGTTCGTAGCTACGAGTCCTATCCCCGTCTCCCTGGATAGCTTTATCAGTTCAGCATTGACGGTATCCTGTTCCGGGATCAGGTTGTCCTGTATCTCGAGATAAAAATTATCCTTGCCGAACATATCTTTGTATTCATCGATCGTCTTCCGCGCCTGGTCCAACTGATTTGTATAGATGAGGTGGGGTATCTCGCCCTTGAGGCAAGCCGACAGGCATATCAGCCCGTCTTTATGTTTGGCAAGCACCTCTTTGTCGATCCTCGGCCGGTAATAGAATCCCTCAAGGAATCCTATTGAGACGAGCTTCATGAGATTTCTGTATCCCGTTTCATTCTTAGCAAGCAGGACAAGGTGAAAAGATGCGTCGCTGATGCCGCGGCTCGATTTCTCGAACCTGGAATCGGGGGCGATATAGACCTCGCTGCCGATTATCGGTTTTACGCCGTTCTTCATGCATAGGTCATAGAATTCGATAGCGCCGAACATGTTGCCGTGGTCTGTCATGGCGCAGGCCGGCATCCTGTGTTCCTTGACCTTGTTCATGAGGGGTTCAAGAAGGCATGCGCCGTCAAGAAGGCTGTATTGGGTATGCACGTGAAGATGGACAAAATCGGAGTGTGTCATTTATAAGCTATAAGTTATAAGCCATAAGCTGTAAGTTTTTGCTTAAAGCTTACGGCTTAAAGCTTACGACTTACAACTTACAACTAAAATATTTTTCGCATTACTTCCCCATTCCAACCCGCTGAGCGGCCTGGAAGACTTTTCCTTCTGTCTGGATGGCCGGCGCAATGATGATCTCTGTCTTTTGCATCTGGCTTATGTCTTTCGCGCCGACGTTCCCCATAGATGTCTGCAAAGCGCCCATAAGGTTCTGCGAACCATCGTCAACCTTGGCCGGGCCGAACAATATCTCTTCGAGAGTGCCTGTAACGCCCACCCTTATCCTGGTGCCCCTCGGAAGGTTTGAGTGAGGCGTCGCCATCCCCCAATGATAACCCCTGCCCGGAGCTTCTTTAGATCTCGCGAACGCGCTGCCCACCATTACCGCGTCAGCGCCGCACGCGAAGGCCTTACATATATCGCCGCCCGTAGACATGCCGCCGTCCGTAATGATCGGCACATATTTTTTTGTCTTCTTGTAATAATCGTTCCTCGCCGCGGCGCAATCTATTGTGGCCGTAACTTGTGGAACACCTATGCCTAAAACACCCCTTGTCGTGCATGCCGCGCCCGGACCTATGCCGACCAGGAGGCCGCTTGCGCCGGTATCCATCAATTCAAGCGCAACTTCGTATGTCACGCAGTTCCCGATAATCACCGGTATCTTCATGGACTTGCAGAACTTATGGAAATCGAGGGCTTTATATTTCCTGGCTATATGCTTTACCGTAGTGACCGTGGACTGCACGATAAAAATATCCGCTCCTGCTTTCTCGGCTATCTTTCCGAATGCTTCAGCGCGCTGAGGGATAGAACTTACTACGGCCGGCACCTTGGCCTTTTTTATCTCCGCTATCCTTTTGAATACGAGATCCTCTTTTATGGGCTCTTCGTATATACCCTGGACAAGTCTCGTGGCTTCTTCGGGGGAGGCATGGGCGATCTTATCCAGGACCTCATTCGGATTTTCATAACGAGTCTGGACGCCCTCCAGGTTGAGAACGGCTATGCCGCCCAGCTTACCCATTGCTATAGCGAACTTTACATCCACCACGCCGTCCATAGCGGCAGCAAGGATAGGGACGTCATACTTCTTCCCGTCTATCTTCCAGGAAGCGTCTACCTCTTCAGGATTTATCGTTGCCCTTCCGGGAACGAGAGCGATCTCATCGAATCCGTAACAACGTCTTGCCTTTCTGCCTACCCCGATATAAAACTGTGCCATATAGAATATCTCCTAATTGTTAATATAATAGAATATTATGATATATAAATAATCGCGTTTTGTCAATTAAAACATTGGCTGTATAATAAGAATGGCCCCGAACTTCTTCGGGGCCATTCTCACTTAAAACTTACAGCTTATGGCTTACAGCTTTTTAATACATCCCTCCCATACCCCCCGGAGGCATCCCGCCCGGCATTCCCGCCGGCGCCTTCTCTTCTTCGGGAATATCGGTGACTATCGTTTCGGTCGTGATCATGAGCGCAGCTATGCTGGCCGCGTTCTGCAGAGCCGAACGGGTAACCTTCTTAGGATCGATCACACCGGCCGCTATCATATCGGTGTATACGTCCTTATCCGCGTCATAACCCTCGTTCGTCTTCATATCCTTCACCTTGTTTACGACCACTGAGCCTTCCTGGCCCGCGTTATTCGCTATCGTCCTGATCGGTTCCTCAAGCGCCCTCCTGATAATATCGACGCCTATCTGCTCGTCACCCGACAGTTTGAGCTTCGCGAGGCCATCGACACAACGCAATAGCGCTACGCCGCCGCCCGGGACTATACCCTCTTCGACAGCGGCTCTCGTCGCATGAAGAGCATCTTCCACTCTCGCCTTCTTCTCTTTCATCTCGGTCTCGGTCGCCGCTCCGACATTTATCACGGCCACTCCGCCGGCAAGCTTTGCGAGCCTCTCCTGTAGCTTCTCTTTGTCGTAATCGGAATCGGTGTCCTCGATCTGTTTGCGTATCTGCGCGATACGGGCCTGCAGGTCCGCAGACTTACCGGAACCTTCCACTATAGTTGTGTTGTCCTTATCGATCCTGACCCTTTTTGCCCGGCCGAGGTCTTCTATCTTCACGTTCTCGAGCTTTATTCCGAGGTCTTCGGTAATCGCCTTACCACCGGTGAGTATCGCGATATCTTCGAGCATCGCTTTTCTCCTGTCGCCGTATCCGGGGGCTTTTACGGCCGCCGTCTGCAAAGTGCCGCGGATCTTATTCACGACGAGCGTCGCGAGGACTTCTCCTTCAGTCTCTTCCGATATTATCAGAAGCGGCTTTCCGGCTCTCGCCACCTTTTCCAATAGAGGAAGGATATCTTTCATACTCGATATCTTCTTCTCGTGGATCAATATATAAGGATCGTCAAGGGAACATTCCATTTTTTCCGCGTCGGTCACAAAATAAGGAGAGAGATATCCCTGATCGAATTCCATACCCTCGACCAGTTCCAACTCTGTCTTTGATGCCTTACCTTCTTCTACCGTGATTACGCCGTCTTTGCCGACTTTTGTCATCGCCTCGGCGATCTGGTTGCCTATATCCTGGTCGTTATTCGCCGCGATCGATGCGACCTGCAGTATCTCTTTCTTGTCTTTCGGATTGACCGGCTTGGCGAGCTTCTTCAGGTCCTCAACAACCCGCTCGACAGCCTTCTCGATGCCGCGTTTCAGCGCCATCGGGTTCGCGCCGGCAGTGACGTTCTTCATGCCTTCCCTGAATATCGACTCGGCCAGGACTGTCGCCGTGGTCGTTCCGTCGCCGGCATTGTCAGAGGTCTTTGAAGCTACCTCTTTTACCAGCTCCGCGCCCATATTCTCATACGGATCCTTCAATTCGATCTCTTTCGCTACCGTCACGCCGTCTTTCGTTATAGTCGGCGCGCCGAACTTCTTGTCCAGAACTACGTTCCTTCCCTTAGGGCCAAGAGTGACCTTGACCGCCTTTGCCAGCTGCTCAACGCCTCTCAGGATCGCCCTGCGCGCTTCCTCGCTGTATAACAATTGTTTCGCCATTTTTAATCTCCTTTTTTACGCTTTGCGATTAAGCGATTACCCAAAGTCGTCTGACTTTAGTTATTAAGCAATTGGGTTTCTTTTTACTTAATCGCTTAATAACTTAATCACTTAACAATAGCCAGAATATCGTCCTCTTTAAGGATCAGGTATTCCTTGCTGTCGATTGTTATCTCGGTCCCGGTGTATTTCCCGAATAGGACCTTGTCGCCCACCTTCACTTCAGGCGGTATAGTCTTGCCTTCATCGGAGACCTTCCCTTTTCCCACAAACATCACTTCCGCTTCCTGCGGCTTCTCCTTGGCCGTATCCGGAAGGACTATCCCACCCTTCGTCACATCTTTGGCTTCTAAGACCTTTACAACGATCCTGTCCGCCAACGGCTGAATCTTCATACTCACACCTCCTCTGAAAATTTTGATAAAATTTTTACCCACAACTCTATTTAGCACTCACTCCAATAGAGTGCTAACAACGTGTATTATACAAAATCGGCGGATTTTGTCAACAGAAAAGTAAAAATTCTTTTATATAAAATATTTTGTGTCTGTTGATTTTTAGCAGCTTTACCGGCAGGTGCTCCTTCGGCTAATTTTGCCATCAAGAGTGTTTATGTAAGAGATGATTAAATGTGTCGTTGTTGCCCTTATGGTAACTATGGCGCCTATTATCTTGGGTAGTAGTTATTATCTTGGCAAAATTTAACGCCTCAAGAGCAACCTGCCGGTAGCTGCCTCGTGGCACAAAATATTTTACTTTGGCGAACGAGCTGGAAAATTTTACTGGGAAAGGCAGATAAAAACCTAAGCCGAAGTTATGATGAGCACATTGTCCCGCCTAGAGTAATACTAGAGACGGGACAGTGCTCACATAACTAGGCTTAGGTTTAATCGATGGAACGGCTGCGGAAATTTCAGTGCCACTGCCTGTCTGACCATGATTCATCATGCAGTCTGTCAAGTTCCTGCTGCATCTCAGCGAGTTTCCGATCCTGACGTATTTTTTTCCTGTCGGTGTATATACGCTGGAGATCCCCTTTGAATTCCCGGGCCTCAACCCACCGCTTGTCTGTGTCATGCCAATAATACTCAACCTTGCCAGTCGACCTGTTTATAAGGACAGGAACCTCATAGTCTCCAACCGGCACGTATTCTTCATTATAAGCCCCTTTGTCAGGCGCATGCGGGCCATCTTCCTGCCCGCCCGCAGTATTTACACTGAACGCACCGGTGATCAATATCGATATAATAGTCAGGCCGATACGCCCGTTCATGCGCACCTGGCCAGGCTTTTATATATCAAAAACAGCCCTCTTAGCGTAAGGTCCTCGTCCACGATGTTTATAGATTTAGCGTATCTTTTTACGAGCCCGGCGTTGCCTCCGGTCGCTATGACCTTTGCGCCTTTACCCAATATCTTCCGGTATTGCGAGACAAGGCCGTCGCACATCGCCCCAAACCCGAAAAGTATACCGCCGCGCATGCTATTGATCGTATCCTTACCTATTATATTGGAGACAGCCTTAAGTTCTACCTTCGGAAGGAGGGCCGTTCTATCATACAGGCTCTTTAGAGACATCTTTATGCCGGGCAATATAAGCCCTCCCAGATACTCGCCTTTTCCGGATACGATATCGAATGTTATCGCTGTGCCGAAGTCCACTATAACGCACGGGGCGCCGTATAACTTGTTTGCCGCAAAAGCGTTGACCAGCCTGTCCTGGCCCACCTCGCTCTTTACCTTGTATAAATTCTTTATAGGAACATCTACGTCTTTTCCCGTTATCCGTATAATTCGGCCGGGAGTCTTATTTAGATAGTAGACAAGCCGCGACAGAGCGAGCGGAACTACACTCGATATTATCACCTCGGTCACTTCGTGCGCCGTTACGCCGCACGACCCGAAAAATTGTTTAAAGAGCCTGTCGTATGAAGAGTATGCGGCTGTCGGGATCTTGCACTTTTCGGATAGGTGCTTGCAGCAAAACAGCCCCGCCGTAATATTCGTATTCCCTATATCGATCGTTAATATATTCTTCATGATCCAGCGTTCAATTTACCTTATTAATGTCACGTCCCCGGAAGAGACCCTTTCAAAAACCCCGGAATCGAGCCTGACGATGAGGGAGCCGTTCTCATCTATATCATGGGTAAGACCTTCGAAGGTCCTGTTCTGCAGGACCACTTTAACCCTTACTCCAAGCATCGATGACAGGCGTTTCCATTCCTCTATTATCGCCTTAAAACCTTCTCTCTTCAGGACCGCGTAATCTCTTTCCAGATATTCCAGTATCGCCTTTGCTATCTCCAGCCTGGCCAGGTCACCCGGCCTCCTGCCTTCCCGGCGCAATTCCGCCTTAAGGCTGGAAGCGCCTTTGGGAAGAGAGCGATCCGGCGTGTTCACATTTATGCCTATCCCCAAAACAAGAAAATCCACCTTATCCTGTTCCGCTTTCATCTCCGTAAGTATCCCGCATACCTTCCTGCCGTTCACCATTATGTCATTCGGCCATTTTATCATCGCGGCAAGGCCGGTCACCTCTCTGACCGCTCTTGCGACGGCCACTGCCGCGAGAAGCGTTATTCTGGGTATCTCGTTAGGAGCCATAACCGGCCGCAATATGCACGACAGATATACACCGCCGCGCGGCGGGGACGCCCAGTTCCTGCCGTGCCTGCCCTTGCCCTTCGCTTGCTCCTCCGCCAGTATCACGCACCCTTCCTTCATCCCTTTTTCAGCCAGCTCATACGCGATATCGTTCGTCGAATCGACCTTATTGTAGGATATGACCTCTTTGCCGAGGATTTTCGTATTCAATTTCCATTTTATCTCGCCGGGAATAAGCCTGTCGGGAACGCTTATGAGGCGATATCCCAGATGCGGGGAAGCCTCTATATCATACCCTTCATCCCTGAGTTTTTCTATGTGTTTCCAGATAGCCGCCCTGGAGATATCCGCAAGCTTGCAAAGCTCGTCGCTGGAAACATGCGTCTGGGTATTATTGCGCAATACATTCAGTATCTTCTCGTCCAGCATCATCCGTGTCCCAATCTATATTTATCTTTTAATTCCTTTATCTGGTCCCGCAGAACCGCCGCGCGCTCGAAATGCAGGTTCCTCGCGGCCACCTCCATATCATGTTGGAGTTCGCCTATCAGAGCAAGGACGTCATACTCTTCCGGTGTCTCCTCTACAACGGCGGCGATCACTTCCCGCGCCTTCTTATACGATTCTATACCTTCCCTTACGGCTTTGTCTATGGAACGCGGCGTTATGTTGTTCTCTTTGTTAAACTCCATCTGTATCTTGCGCCGCCTGTCAGACTCACCGATCGCCTTCTTCATCGACTTCGTGACCGTATCGGCATACATTATCACACGGCCATTGATATGCCTTGCCGCGCGGCCGGCTACTTGTATAAGGCTCGTGCCGCTGCGCAGGAAACCTTCCTTGTCCGCATCCAGTATGGCTACTAAGGACACCTCGGGCAGGTCCAACCCTTCCCTGAGAAGATTTATCCCGACAAGACAATCGAATTTATTCATCCTCAGGTCTCTTAATATCTCCACCCTCTCGATCGCGTCTATGTCGGAATGCAGATACTTTACCCTTAACTTAAAGTCGCTTAAATATCTCGTGAGCTCTTCAGCCAGCCGTTTGGTCAGGGTCGTGACAAGAATACGCTCTTTCTTCTTTGCCCTATCCCTGATCTCTTTCATAAGGTCATCCACCTGGTTCTTTGTGGGCCTTACCTCTATAGGAGGATCGATGAGGCCCGTAGGTCTTATGATCTGTTCGACAACGTTCTTCCCCGATAACCCCAGCTCATAATCGTCGGGCGTTGCGGAAACGAATATAGCGCGGCTTATGAACTTCTCGAACTCCTCAAATTTGAGCGGCCTGTTGTCGAGAGCGGACGGCAGCCTGAAACCGTATTCAACCAGCGTCTCCTTCCTCGCCCTATCGCCGTTATACATTCCCCTGACCTGCGGAATGGTGACATGCGATTCGTCTATGAAGATGAGCAGGTCTTTCGGAAAGTAATCGAGAAGACAATAAGGCCTGTGCCCGGCGCTCCTCCCGGACAGGTGCCTTGAATAGTTTTCTATCCCGCTGCAATAACCTATCTCCCTCATCATCTCGATATCATAATTCGTCCTCGATTCGAGCCTCTGCGCCTCCAGGAGTTTGTTCTGGTCGCGCAGCTCTTTCAGGCGCCCTTCGAGTTCTGTCTCTATTGAGACTATAGCCTTCTCTATCCTGTCGGGAGTAGTCACAAAATGCTTGGCCGGGTAAATACCTATTTTGCGCACACTTGTAATGACATTGCCTGTAAGTGGATTTATCTCATAAATATGGTCTATCTTATCTGCGGACTGTTCGATCCTGTAGGCCGTATTCATGTAAGCCGGGAAGACCTCGACCGTATCGCCTCTCGCCCTGAACGTCGACCTCTTGAGGTCGTAATCGTTCCTGCCATAATGAATCGATACGAGCTTCTTAAGTATCTGGTCGCGCGAAAGTTCTTCGCCTTCCTGCAGGAATACGAGCATCTGGCCGTATTCCTCCGGCGAGCCGAGGCCGTATATGCAGGATACGCTCGCTACAATAATGCAGTCTTCACGCGACATGAGAGAGCTCGTGGCCGACAGCCTCAGCCTGTCGATGTCCTCATTGATCGAAGAATCTTTTTCTATGTAAATGTCCGTATGCGGGATATAAGCTTCGGGCTGGTAATAATCGTAATAGCTGACAAAATACTCCACGGCATTTTCGGGAAAGAACTCCTTGAATTCACCGTAGAGCTGGGCCGCAAGCGTCTTGTTGTGGGATATCACCAGGGTCGGGCGGCCTATATTGGCTATGACGTTGGCCATGGTAAATGTTTTCCCGGATCCGGTGACCCCGAGAAGCGTCTGGAAGCGTTCCCCCTTATTCAGCGCGCCGGTAAGTTTATCTATCGCCTGCGGCTGGTCGCCCTCGGGCTTAAAACTTGATACAAGCCTAAATTTTGCCATTAATAACACCACTTTGTGTAATGTTAATTGTGTAATGCCTGCCTGCCGGCAGGCAGGTGTAATGCGGGTGTAATGGATTATTGTGTAAAGGAAGAGAATTTTCCATTACACATAGTTACATTCCACTATCATTACACATTACACTTTACACATTACACAATATCTAACGCCATATCGATCGCTTTGACAGAATTGGTAAGCGAACCGACCGAGATCATGTCCACTTTCGTCTTGGCATAATCCTCTATGTTCTCCAGCGTAATCCCGCCCGATGCTTCGAGGTAAGGCTTCACTTTCGCCAGCCTCTTTATCTCTACGCAGGCCTTCACTTCCCTTACCCCCATATTGTCGAGCATGATTATATCGGGCTTGCCTTCCAGGGCGTCATTAAATTGCTCTATGCTCGCAACCTCTATCTCTACGACCGTACCTTTTAAATTACCCTTCCTCGCGCGCTCTACTAATGTCTTAAGCCGCTTTCCCGCGCCCTGAGCTTCGATATGGTTATCCTTTATCAATACCTGGTCATACAGGCCCATCCTGTGGTTCGTTCCGCCGCCGGTAAAGACCGCGTATTTTTCCAGATACCTGAGAAGCGGCAGCGTCTTGCGCGTATCCATTACCTTAACGCCGTACGGCTTGGCCTTTTCGACGAATTGTCTCGTCCTGGTCGCGACGCCGCTTAAGAAAGAAAGAAAATTAAGCATCGTTCGCTCAGCCCTCAGTATCGAATCAAGGCGCCCTTCTAAGAACGCTGCCTCCTTGCCTCCCCCGACAAACACGCCGTCCCTGCAGTTAGGTTTGAACCTGACGCTGTAATCCATCTGGGACATAAGCCATTCGCATATCTCCAGCCCGCAGACGACGCAGTCCTCCCTGGCCACTATAACGGCATTTCGGCTTGTGATCTTATCTATGAGGACGTTAGTAGTTATATCACCCTTACCTATGTCCTCTTTCAACGCGGCCTTGATTATCGGCAATACCCTGTATTTATCGAGTTTCATAGATCGATGCTTATCCTTTTATTCTATCTCGCCCGTTGTATCGCTCTCGACGATATTCGGCGCGCCCGTATTCTCATCTACGTCGTCTCCGGGCGGCATCATCTGAGGGTTATCGACCCCGCAGCCGCCTTCATCAGCCCTTCTTTCCCCCTCGTCACCCAGATCTATAGGCTTCATGTTCTCCTCGGACTCGCTCTCGGAGGACGTCTTCTCTTCCGCGACAGTTTTATCGCCGCCCTCTTCCGCAGAACAATCCGGAACCGCGCACAGTCCGAAAATAGCGAACAAGACCAACAGCACATATTTCATAGAACAACCTCCTTATTTTAATTCCTTCACGTTATCTTTTATCTTCTTCAATTGTATTTCGAGTTCCGAGCGCC contains:
- the groES gene encoding co-chaperone GroES, with amino-acid sequence MKIQPLADRIVVKVLEAKDVTKGGIVLPDTAKEKPQEAEVMFVGKGKVSDEGKTIPPEVKVGDKVLFGKYTGTEITIDSKEYLILKEDDILAIVK
- a CDS encoding type III pantothenate kinase, coding for MKNILTIDIGNTNITAGLFCCKHLSEKCKIPTAAYSSYDRLFKQFFGSCGVTAHEVTEVIISSVVPLALSRLVYYLNKTPGRIIRITGKDVDVPIKNLYKVKSEVGQDRLVNAFAANKLYGAPCVIVDFGTAITFDIVSGKGEYLGGLILPGIKMSLKSLYDRTALLPKVELKAVSNIIGKDTINSMRGGILFGFGAMCDGLVSQYRKILGKGAKVIATGGNAGLVKRYAKSINIVDEDLTLRGLFLIYKSLARCA
- the groL gene encoding chaperonin GroEL (60 kDa chaperone family; promotes refolding of misfolded polypeptides especially under stressful conditions; forms two stacked rings of heptamers to form a barrel-shaped 14mer; ends can be capped by GroES; misfolded proteins enter the barrel where they are refolded when GroES binds), with product MAKQLLYSEEARRAILRGVEQLAKAVKVTLGPKGRNVVLDKKFGAPTITKDGVTVAKEIELKDPYENMGAELVKEVASKTSDNAGDGTTTATVLAESIFREGMKNVTAGANPMALKRGIEKAVERVVEDLKKLAKPVNPKDKKEILQVASIAANNDQDIGNQIAEAMTKVGKDGVITVEEGKASKTELELVEGMEFDQGYLSPYFVTDAEKMECSLDDPYILIHEKKISSMKDILPLLEKVARAGKPLLIISEETEGEVLATLVVNKIRGTLQTAAVKAPGYGDRRKAMLEDIAILTGGKAITEDLGIKLENVKIEDLGRAKRVRIDKDNTTIVEGSGKSADLQARIAQIRKQIEDTDSDYDKEKLQERLAKLAGGVAVINVGAATETEMKEKKARVEDALHATRAAVEEGIVPGGGVALLRCVDGLAKLKLSGDEQIGVDIIRRALEEPIRTIANNAGQEGSVVVNKVKDMKTNEGYDADKDVYTDMIAAGVIDPKKVTRSALQNAASIAALMITTETIVTDIPEEEKAPAGMPGGMPPGGMGGMY
- a CDS encoding biotin--[acetyl-CoA-carboxylase] ligase, whose product is MMLDEKILNVLRNNTQTHVSSDELCKLADISRAAIWKHIEKLRDEGYDIEASPHLGYRLISVPDRLIPGEIKWKLNTKILGKEVISYNKVDSTNDIAYELAEKGMKEGCVILAEEQAKGKGRHGRNWASPPRGGVYLSCILRPVMAPNEIPRITLLAAVAVARAVREVTGLAAMIKWPNDIMVNGRKVCGILTEMKAEQDKVDFLVLGIGINVNTPDRSLPKGASSLKAELRREGRRPGDLARLEIAKAILEYLERDYAVLKREGFKAIIEEWKRLSSMLGVRVKVVLQNRTFEGLTHDIDENGSLIVRLDSGVFERVSSGDVTLIR
- the nadC gene encoding carboxylating nicotinate-nucleotide diphosphorylase translates to MKLDKYRVLPIIKAALKEDIGKGDITTNVLIDKITSRNAVIVAREDCVVCGLEICEWLMSQMDYSVRFKPNCRDGVFVGGGKEAAFLEGRLDSILRAERTMLNFLSFLSGVATRTRQFVEKAKPYGVKVMDTRKTLPLLRYLEKYAVFTGGGTNHRMGLYDQVLIKDNHIEAQGAGKRLKTLVERARKGNLKGTVVEIEVASIEQFNDALEGKPDIIMLDNMGVREVKACVEIKRLAKVKPYLEASGGITLENIEDYAKTKVDMISVGSLTNSVKAIDMALDIV
- a CDS encoding GuaB3 family IMP dehydrogenase-related protein, coding for MAQFYIGVGRKARRCYGFDEIALVPGRATINPEEVDASWKIDGKKYDVPILAAAMDGVVDVKFAIAMGKLGGIAVLNLEGVQTRYENPNEVLDKIAHASPEEATRLVQGIYEEPIKEDLVFKRIAEIKKAKVPAVVSSIPQRAEAFGKIAEKAGADIFIVQSTVTTVKHIARKYKALDFHKFCKSMKIPVIIGNCVTYEVALELMDTGASGLLVGIGPGAACTTRGVLGIGVPQVTATIDCAAARNDYYKKTKKYVPIITDGGMSTGGDICKAFACGADAVMVGSAFARSKEAPGRGYHWGMATPHSNLPRGTRIRVGVTGTLEEILFGPAKVDDGSQNLMGALQTSMGNVGAKDISQMQKTEIIIAPAIQTEGKVFQAAQRVGMGK
- the uvrB gene encoding excinuclease ABC subunit UvrB is translated as MAKFRLVSSFKPEGDQPQAIDKLTGALNKGERFQTLLGVTGSGKTFTMANVIANIGRPTLVISHNKTLAAQLYGEFKEFFPENAVEYFVSYYDYYQPEAYIPHTDIYIEKDSSINEDIDRLRLSATSSLMSREDCIIVASVSCIYGLGSPEEYGQMLVFLQEGEELSRDQILKKLVSIHYGRNDYDLKRSTFRARGDTVEVFPAYMNTAYRIEQSADKIDHIYEINPLTGNVITSVRKIGIYPAKHFVTTPDRIEKAIVSIETELEGRLKELRDQNKLLEAQRLESRTNYDIEMMREIGYCSGIENYSRHLSGRSAGHRPYCLLDYFPKDLLIFIDESHVTIPQVRGMYNGDRARKETLVEYGFRLPSALDNRPLKFEEFEKFISRAIFVSATPDDYELGLSGKNVVEQIIRPTGLIDPPIEVRPTKNQVDDLMKEIRDRAKKKERILVTTLTKRLAEELTRYLSDFKLRVKYLHSDIDAIERVEILRDLRMNKFDCLVGINLLREGLDLPEVSLVAILDADKEGFLRSGTSLIQVAGRAARHINGRVIMYADTVTKSMKKAIGESDRRRKIQMEFNKENNITPRSIDKAVREGIESYKKAREVIAAVVEETPEEYDVLALIGELQHDMEVAARNLHFERAAVLRDQIKELKDKYRLGHG